The following are from one region of the Paenibacillus protaetiae genome:
- the atpA gene encoding F0F1 ATP synthase subunit alpha codes for MSIRPDEISTLIKQQIEQYKSEIQVVDVGTVIQVNDGIARVHGLENAMAGELLEFANGVVGMALNLEESNVGVVILGPFTGIREGDQVKRTGRIMQVPVGEELLGRVVNTLGQPVDGKGPINTTHTRPIESPAPGVIDRKSVHEPMQTGIKAIDAMVPIGRGQRELIIGDRQTGKTAIAIDAIINQKGNGVKCIYVAVGQKQSTVANVVETLRKNGAMDYTIVVTASASEPSPMLYLAPYAGAAMGEYFMYKGEHVLIIYDDLSKQAAAYRELSLLLRRPPGREAYPGDVFYLHSRLLERAAKLSDARGGGSMTALPFIETQASDVSAYIPTNVISITDGQIFLESDLFYSGQRPAINVGISVSRVGGSAQIKAMKKVAGTLRLDLAAYRELQAFSQFGSDLDKSTLARLNRGARTMEILKQGVNQPMPVEKQVISIYTAVKGHLDEIPVADVLRFEKEFLAYLDSNKPEIGQSIRDTKDLVADNEKALVDAINTFKKSFAVTA; via the coding sequence TTGAGTATCAGACCTGATGAAATCAGCACGCTGATTAAACAGCAGATCGAACAATATAAATCCGAAATTCAAGTCGTAGACGTTGGTACCGTTATTCAAGTTAACGACGGTATTGCCCGCGTTCACGGACTCGAAAATGCGATGGCAGGCGAATTGCTTGAATTCGCTAACGGCGTTGTGGGCATGGCCCTCAACCTCGAAGAAAGCAATGTCGGTGTCGTTATTCTTGGTCCATTCACGGGAATCCGCGAAGGCGACCAAGTGAAGCGTACCGGCCGCATCATGCAAGTGCCTGTAGGCGAAGAGCTTCTTGGCCGCGTAGTTAACACGCTTGGCCAGCCGGTTGACGGCAAAGGGCCTATTAACACAACTCATACTCGCCCAATCGAATCGCCAGCTCCTGGCGTTATTGATCGGAAATCGGTTCATGAGCCGATGCAAACGGGTATCAAAGCTATCGATGCGATGGTTCCTATCGGCCGCGGCCAACGGGAATTGATCATCGGTGACCGCCAAACCGGTAAAACAGCAATTGCAATTGATGCGATCATCAACCAAAAAGGCAACGGCGTTAAATGTATTTATGTCGCTGTCGGCCAAAAACAATCCACGGTAGCTAACGTTGTGGAAACACTCCGCAAAAACGGCGCTATGGATTACACGATCGTCGTTACGGCTTCGGCTTCCGAGCCGTCCCCAATGCTGTACCTGGCTCCTTATGCCGGCGCGGCAATGGGCGAATACTTCATGTACAAAGGCGAGCACGTCCTGATTATTTATGACGACTTGTCCAAACAAGCGGCTGCATACCGCGAATTGTCCCTGCTTCTTCGCCGTCCTCCGGGTCGGGAAGCTTACCCAGGTGACGTATTCTACCTGCACTCCCGCCTGCTGGAACGTGCAGCTAAGCTGAGCGATGCAAGAGGCGGCGGTTCGATGACGGCATTGCCATTTATCGAAACCCAAGCATCCGACGTATCGGCTTACATTCCGACGAACGTAATCTCGATTACGGACGGACAGATCTTCCTGGAGTCCGACTTGTTCTACTCCGGCCAACGTCCGGCTATCAACGTAGGTATTTCCGTATCCCGCGTAGGTGGTTCGGCACAAATCAAAGCGATGAAAAAGGTTGCCGGCACGCTCCGTCTGGACCTTGCGGCTTACCGCGAGCTTCAAGCGTTCTCGCAGTTCGGCTCCGACTTGGATAAATCGACGCTGGCCCGTCTGAACCGCGGTGCCCGCACGATGGAAATCCTGAAGCAAGGCGTTAACCAACCAATGCCGGTCGAGAAACAAGTTATTTCCATCTACACGGCTGTTAAAGGCCATCTCGACGAAATTCCGGTTGCTGACGTGCTCCGCTTCGAAAAAGAGTTCCTGGCGTACCTGGATTCGAACAAACCGGAAATCGGCCAATCGATCCGCGATACGAAAGATCTTGTTGCTGACAACGAGAAAGCTCTTGTGGATGCCATCAATACGTTCAAGAAAAGCTTTGCCGTAACGGCTTAA
- the atpF gene encoding F0F1 ATP synthase subunit B — protein MAWHWESTVYAIIAFGILYWLLSKYAFGPLFGIMEQRRQMVLEQMNSAESSRQEAQQQMEEQKAALEQARKEAYAIIEQARVTSTKTAEEIVTAAKSEAARLKEDALSDISNEKNKAIEALRSEVGGISVQIASKIIEKQVDEKSQEQIIDQYLKEVGSK, from the coding sequence ATGGCATGGCATTGGGAATCGACAGTATATGCGATTATTGCATTTGGCATTTTATACTGGCTGCTTAGCAAATATGCCTTCGGTCCGCTGTTCGGTATTATGGAGCAGCGCAGACAAATGGTGCTTGAGCAAATGAACTCGGCTGAATCCAGTCGTCAGGAAGCTCAGCAGCAAATGGAAGAGCAAAAAGCTGCTCTGGAACAAGCACGCAAAGAGGCTTATGCGATTATTGAGCAAGCTAGAGTAACAAGCACGAAAACAGCGGAAGAAATCGTGACAGCTGCGAAATCGGAAGCTGCCCGTTTGAAAGAAGATGCGCTTAGCGATATTTCGAATGAGAAAAACAAAGCGATTGAAGCTTTGCGTTCCGAAGTTGGCGGCATTTCCGTTCAAATTGCTTCGAAAATTATCGAGAAGCAAGTGGATGAGAAGTCTCAGGAGCAAATCATTGACCAATACCTGAAAGAGGTAGGAAGCAAATGA
- a CDS encoding ATP synthase subunit I, translated as MDKLMKTAVRIALCVAVACLIIWAAVPDLRTVSLGFLLGLAGSLMNAFLLKRRVEFIALRAAGGDTRKRRGIGLSSRIATVLFVAMMAYRFPEKFNMPAALIGSALLPIVILVAASIQNKNLTNGKG; from the coding sequence ATGGATAAACTAATGAAGACGGCAGTTCGCATTGCGCTGTGCGTGGCTGTGGCATGCCTGATTATATGGGCTGCTGTGCCGGACTTGCGAACGGTTAGTCTGGGTTTTCTGCTCGGATTGGCAGGAAGTCTAATGAATGCGTTTTTATTGAAGCGGCGCGTAGAGTTCATTGCTTTAAGAGCAGCCGGAGGCGACACGCGCAAGAGAAGGGGAATTGGCCTTAGCAGCCGCATTGCGACAGTATTGTTCGTAGCGATGATGGCCTATCGTTTCCCGGAAAAGTTTAACATGCCGGCTGCATTGATTGGCTCTGCGCTTTTACCGATTGTAATATTGGTAGCGGCGAGTATCCAGAACAAGAATTTAACTAACGGAAAGGGGTGA
- the atpD gene encoding F0F1 ATP synthase subunit beta, producing the protein MKKGRVLSVQGPVVDLEFERGNLPEILNAVKINHKAENGGVDINLTLEVAVHLGDNTVRAVAMSSTDGLVRGLEAIDTGAPITIPVGAPTLGRVFNVLGEPIDEAGDVTSDINLPIHRQAPSFEELSVQAEILETGIKVIDLLAPYTKGGKIGLFGGAGVGKTVTIQELINNIAQEHGGISVFAGVGERTREGNDLYHEMKDSGVLPKTAMVFGQMNEPPGARQRVALTGLTMAEYFRDTEGRDVLLFVDNIFRFTQAGSEVSALLGRMPSAVGYQPTLATEMGQLQERITSTKKGSVTSIQAIYVPADDYTDPAPATTFAHLDATTNLERKISEMGIFPAVDPLASSSRILSPDILGEEHYNVAQGVKKILQKYKELQDIIAILGMDELSEDDKLTVARARKIQLFLSQPFHVAEPFTGNKGIYVPVKETVRSFKEILEGKHDDLPEEAFRYVGTIEQAVEKAKTLV; encoded by the coding sequence ATGAAAAAAGGACGCGTTTTATCGGTTCAAGGTCCGGTCGTTGACCTTGAGTTCGAACGCGGTAATTTGCCGGAGATTCTGAACGCCGTCAAAATTAATCATAAAGCAGAAAACGGTGGCGTCGATATTAATCTGACGCTGGAAGTAGCCGTTCACCTCGGCGACAACACCGTTCGCGCGGTAGCCATGAGCTCGACCGACGGTCTCGTTCGTGGTTTGGAAGCAATCGACACGGGTGCTCCAATCACAATCCCAGTTGGCGCTCCAACATTGGGCCGCGTATTTAACGTACTTGGCGAACCGATCGACGAAGCAGGCGACGTCACTTCCGACATTAACCTGCCGATCCACCGTCAAGCGCCTTCTTTTGAAGAATTGTCCGTACAAGCGGAAATTCTCGAAACAGGCATCAAAGTTATCGACTTGCTTGCTCCGTACACGAAAGGCGGAAAAATCGGGCTGTTCGGCGGTGCGGGCGTAGGTAAAACGGTAACGATCCAGGAATTGATCAACAATATCGCGCAAGAGCATGGCGGTATTTCCGTATTCGCGGGCGTTGGTGAACGTACTCGCGAAGGTAACGACTTGTACCATGAAATGAAAGATTCCGGCGTATTGCCTAAAACGGCAATGGTATTCGGACAAATGAACGAGCCGCCAGGCGCACGTCAACGTGTTGCTTTGACGGGTCTTACGATGGCTGAATACTTCCGTGATACGGAAGGCCGCGACGTGCTTCTGTTCGTCGACAACATTTTCCGCTTCACGCAAGCGGGTTCCGAAGTATCCGCCCTTCTTGGCCGTATGCCATCCGCGGTAGGTTACCAGCCTACGCTCGCTACGGAAATGGGTCAGCTTCAAGAACGTATTACGTCGACGAAAAAAGGTTCCGTTACATCGATCCAAGCGATCTATGTACCTGCCGATGACTATACAGACCCGGCTCCTGCTACGACGTTCGCCCACTTGGACGCAACGACTAACCTGGAGCGTAAAATTTCCGAGATGGGTATCTTCCCTGCGGTTGACCCTCTTGCATCGTCTTCGCGCATCCTTTCCCCGGACATTCTGGGTGAAGAGCACTACAACGTAGCGCAAGGCGTTAAGAAAATTTTGCAAAAATATAAAGAGCTTCAAGATATTATCGCCATCCTGGGTATGGATGAATTGAGCGAAGACGACAAGCTTACCGTTGCACGCGCTCGTAAAATTCAATTGTTCCTGTCCCAGCCGTTCCACGTTGCAGAACCTTTCACCGGCAACAAAGGTATCTATGTACCGGTTAAAGAAACGGTTCGCAGCTTCAAGGAAATTCTCGAGGGCAAACATGATGACCTGCCGGAAGAAGCTTTCCGTTATGTAGGTACGATTGAACAGGCCGTGGAGAAAGCCAAAACGCTTGTGTAG
- a CDS encoding F0F1 ATP synthase subunit epsilon, whose product MSTFLVEVVTPERKVYAETANMVSVKGSEGELGILPNHVPLVTTLRIAPVVIKRDGKQDVIAVHGGFIEVRKDKIVILAETAELPGDIDVERARQSKERAEQRLANNKRDEVDYRRAELALQRAVTRINVTGK is encoded by the coding sequence ATGAGCACTTTTCTAGTTGAAGTCGTTACGCCTGAGCGTAAAGTTTATGCGGAAACGGCAAACATGGTCAGCGTGAAAGGCTCGGAAGGCGAACTCGGCATTTTGCCGAATCACGTTCCGCTTGTTACTACGCTTCGTATTGCTCCGGTCGTGATCAAACGCGACGGCAAGCAAGATGTAATCGCCGTTCATGGCGGTTTTATCGAAGTTCGCAAGGACAAGATTGTCATTCTCGCAGAAACGGCTGAGCTTCCTGGCGACATTGATGTCGAACGTGCACGCCAGTCGAAGGAGCGCGCTGAACAGCGCCTGGCCAACAACAAACGTGACGAAGTCGATTACCGCCGCGCCGAGCTTGCTCTGCAGCGTGCCGTAACTCGTATTAACGTTACAGGCAAATAA
- a CDS encoding F0F1 ATP synthase subunit delta codes for MSRDTVVAKRYAKALFELAQEQSVVHEVEEQLKLIASALNQDPEIEKFLLFPGIGAEKKIEAIKGALGDRLSALVLHTVELLIVRGHQDVIADVYEAFTKIAGEALGQAHASVYSAKQLTANELAEVTSQFEQITGKKIIPQTFVEPSLLGGVQVRIGDRLYDGSLSGKLERLQKALK; via the coding sequence ATGAGCCGGGACACGGTCGTAGCGAAGCGCTACGCGAAAGCGTTGTTTGAGCTTGCGCAGGAGCAGAGTGTCGTGCATGAAGTGGAAGAACAGCTGAAGCTGATTGCCAGCGCACTGAACCAAGATCCGGAAATCGAGAAATTCCTGTTGTTCCCTGGAATTGGCGCGGAGAAGAAAATTGAGGCTATCAAAGGCGCTCTCGGTGACCGTCTATCCGCCCTCGTGCTCCATACGGTGGAACTGCTTATCGTTCGTGGGCATCAAGACGTGATCGCAGACGTATATGAAGCCTTCACTAAAATAGCTGGAGAAGCACTGGGCCAGGCGCACGCATCCGTTTATTCGGCTAAACAGCTGACGGCAAACGAGCTGGCAGAGGTAACTTCCCAATTTGAGCAAATTACCGGCAAAAAAATTATCCCGCAAACGTTTGTTGAGCCTTCGCTGCTTGGCGGCGTGCAAGTGCGGATCGGCGACCGCCTGTATGACGGAAGCTTGTCGGGCAAGCTGGAACGCTTGCAAAAAGCTTTGAAATAA
- the atpB gene encoding F0F1 ATP synthase subunit A, with the protein MHEFPVWQVGGLQIDISTFVAITISAIVTFIIARLAVRNLSVDKPSKLQNFMEWAVEFVQNQISSTMPIHRVKPYLSLGMTLILFILVSNLLGLPFGIVTETHHPHEALGITQAMIDDKDGEVEIAWWKSPTADLSVTSGLALITFVIVHFLGLKLNRKHYLKHYFHPYPVFFPINVIETLSKPVTLALRLFANIFAGEVLISTILMMGWVGTPFLIAWQGFSLFVGGVQAFLFMILTMVYISQSAIHDEEH; encoded by the coding sequence ATGCATGAATTTCCCGTGTGGCAAGTGGGAGGTTTGCAAATCGACATTTCGACTTTTGTTGCGATAACGATTTCAGCGATTGTTACATTTATCATCGCGAGATTGGCGGTTCGTAATCTGTCGGTAGACAAGCCGTCCAAACTTCAGAACTTTATGGAGTGGGCAGTTGAGTTTGTTCAAAATCAGATTTCGAGTACAATGCCGATTCACCGAGTGAAGCCTTATCTTTCGTTAGGCATGACGCTGATTTTGTTCATTCTTGTTTCCAACCTGCTTGGATTGCCTTTCGGGATTGTGACGGAAACGCATCACCCGCATGAGGCGCTTGGCATCACGCAAGCGATGATTGACGATAAGGACGGCGAAGTTGAAATCGCATGGTGGAAATCGCCAACAGCCGATCTTTCGGTTACTTCCGGTCTTGCTTTAATCACGTTTGTGATTGTCCATTTCCTCGGCTTGAAGCTGAATAGAAAACATTATCTGAAGCATTACTTCCATCCGTACCCTGTTTTCTTCCCGATCAACGTGATTGAGACGCTGTCGAAGCCGGTTACGCTGGCTCTCCGGTTGTTCGCAAACATTTTTGCGGGCGAGGTGCTGATCTCGACGATTTTGATGATGGGTTGGGTCGGTACGCCGTTCCTGATCGCATGGCAAGGCTTTAGCTTGTTTGTTGGTGGGGTTCAAGCGTTCTTGTTCATGATTTTGACGATGGTGTACATTTCGCAATCGGCAATCCATGACGAAGAGCATTAA
- the atpE gene encoding F0F1 ATP synthase subunit C translates to MSILAAAVAVGLGAIGAGVGNGLIIGRTVEGIARQPELQGKLQTTMFIGVGIVEVVPIIAVVIGFLAYFS, encoded by the coding sequence ATGAGTATATTGGCAGCAGCAGTAGCAGTAGGTTTGGGCGCAATCGGCGCCGGCGTAGGTAACGGTCTTATTATCGGCAGAACGGTTGAAGGTATCGCTCGTCAACCAGAACTGCAAGGCAAACTCCAAACGACGATGTTTATCGGCGTTGGTATCGTCGAGGTTGTTCCGATCATCGCGGTCGTTATCGGCTTCTTGGCGTATTTCAGCTAA
- the atpG gene encoding ATP synthase F1 subunit gamma, which translates to MAKGMREIKREIKSTQNTKQITKAMEMVAASRLRRAQEAAQAARPYADKLKEVVANIAAGTRNVKHPMLQSRPIKKTAYLVVTSDRGLAGGYNANVLRLVTQMIREKHKSTEEYAIFVIGRKGRDYFRRRNMPIVEEVIGLSDNPTYAEIRAVSNTAVNKFAEAEYDELYLCYNQFVNAMTQIPQAKRLLPLDDISESGNANVTAYEYEPSAEGVLAELLPKYAEMIIYSAVLDGKASEFGARMTAMGSATKNATKMIAQKTLAYNRARQAAITQEISEIVAGANAQA; encoded by the coding sequence GTGGCAAAAGGCATGCGCGAGATTAAGCGTGAGATTAAAAGCACGCAAAATACGAAGCAAATCACGAAAGCGATGGAAATGGTTGCGGCTTCCCGTCTGAGACGCGCTCAGGAGGCTGCGCAAGCAGCACGCCCTTACGCGGATAAGCTGAAGGAAGTAGTAGCTAACATTGCAGCCGGAACCAGAAACGTAAAGCATCCGATGCTTCAAAGCCGTCCGATCAAAAAAACAGCTTACTTGGTTGTTACTTCTGACCGCGGTTTGGCAGGCGGCTACAATGCCAACGTGCTTCGTCTCGTTACACAAATGATTCGCGAGAAGCATAAATCGACGGAGGAATACGCGATTTTCGTCATCGGACGGAAAGGCCGCGATTACTTCCGCCGCCGCAATATGCCAATCGTAGAAGAGGTTATCGGTTTGTCGGACAACCCGACCTATGCGGAAATCCGTGCAGTGTCGAACACGGCTGTCAATAAATTCGCGGAAGCGGAATATGACGAGCTTTACCTTTGCTATAACCAATTTGTCAATGCAATGACCCAAATTCCGCAGGCGAAACGTCTGCTGCCTCTTGATGATATCAGCGAAAGCGGCAACGCAAACGTGACGGCATATGAGTATGAGCCATCGGCGGAAGGCGTTCTGGCCGAGCTTCTTCCGAAATATGCTGAAATGATCATCTACAGTGCTGTTTTGGACGGCAAAGCAAGCGAATTTGGCGCACGTATGACTGCAATGGGCAGCGCAACAAAAAATGCAACAAAGATGATCGCACAAAAAACGCTTGCATACAACCGTGCGCGTCAAGCGGCAATTACGCAAGAAATTTCCGAGATTGTTGCAGGCGCAAACGCTCAGGCATAA
- a CDS encoding AtpZ/AtpI family protein: MNKKSKRDNPLYAAGLVGALGVEVVVCIFLGYWIGSFAGNRLGGQKEWMVGGILVGLAVGILSAILIVKKVMEETDG; encoded by the coding sequence ATGAACAAAAAGAGCAAAAGGGACAATCCGCTGTATGCGGCCGGTTTGGTTGGGGCGCTTGGCGTTGAGGTTGTCGTCTGCATCTTTTTAGGTTACTGGATCGGATCGTTCGCCGGAAACCGTCTCGGCGGTCAGAAGGAATGGATGGTCGGAGGCATACTGGTTGGTCTGGCTGTCGGCATACTCTCTGCCATTCTTATTGTAAAGAAGGTTATGGAGGAAACCGATGGATAA
- a CDS encoding tyrosine-protein phosphatase — MIEIHTHILPGIDDGAADWDMALQLAQSAAAQGITDIIATPHHRNSSHYNPAQSVVTLTEQLNERLAAAGIAVTVHPGQEVHLHRELLDHWQKGELLTLANGPYMLLEMPHSRVPEYMESIVYELGIAGIRAVIPHPERNAEVARHPDKLEQLVELGALAQVTSASLLGGYGKGIERLSWSLCKKGFIHLISSDAHHPVRRGIQLAEAYEQAERQLGAEWSGYYRDNAAAVLAGKPIDAEFRPALQKASGWQRIRGLFTS; from the coding sequence GTGATCGAAATTCATACTCATATTTTGCCCGGCATTGATGATGGAGCAGCGGATTGGGACATGGCGCTCCAGCTTGCGCAATCGGCTGCAGCTCAAGGAATAACGGATATTATCGCAACACCGCATCACCGGAACAGCTCGCATTACAATCCTGCACAATCCGTCGTTACGTTAACGGAGCAGCTCAATGAACGTTTGGCCGCAGCGGGAATAGCGGTAACCGTTCACCCCGGTCAAGAGGTGCATCTTCATCGGGAGCTGCTGGATCATTGGCAGAAAGGCGAGCTGCTGACCTTGGCGAACGGGCCATACATGCTGCTGGAAATGCCGCACTCCAGAGTGCCGGAGTATATGGAATCAATCGTCTATGAGCTGGGAATTGCCGGTATACGCGCTGTAATTCCGCATCCGGAACGGAATGCAGAAGTCGCACGCCATCCGGACAAGCTGGAGCAGCTTGTGGAACTTGGAGCTTTAGCGCAAGTAACGAGCGCATCGCTATTGGGCGGTTATGGCAAAGGAATTGAACGGTTATCCTGGTCGTTGTGTAAAAAAGGCTTTATTCATCTCATTTCCTCCGATGCGCATCATCCGGTCAGGAGAGGCATACAGCTGGCCGAGGCTTACGAGCAGGCGGAGCGGCAATTAGGCGCAGAGTGGTCCGGCTATTACCGGGATAATGCGGCAGCGGTGCTTGCGGGCAAACCTATCGACGCGGAATTCCGTCCGGCATTGCAAAAAGCAAGCGGCTGGCAGCGGATAAGAGGTTTGTTTACATCCTAA
- a CDS encoding methyl-accepting chemotaxis protein — MNQHLKGDIEDVFEGIAETRRQLLTDWAGEYWGYMERLAGTIQKELAASGGFAGADAGRMKELLHMTYTRGTDFTELFVLDTGQQVLYSTCEKRSGTICSPDEPLYPGIVYSKGQQGGQWRPCLFGPFGDRVTEQLGPRTSSFHDKMTLMFLLPLQVDGLYAGLLCGRVPNDVIGDLIQRESGHVYPDSGDNYLFMAKPRLNTQIEPGTALSRSRFEDRTFTRGENLKDGVTTDWGTVSVQEHTELEIIFTDPATGQLHPGVANTIRNGSNLFVEFPGYSDYRHIPVIGKGVTFQLPHCPDMWGMMCEADLEEVYRIRSIRYRESRIGLWSSLGLGVLMAVLVYMVAQYAAQWVAATAAGLFAFVYAIAVTGRLQRRETNRIIDKLQDITRFIRMNAEGEGDLTERLPLASFGNDETKELAKWINNMIDSLEGIMLKVKLAAQDVMSSQQTLGQSAEETAHSTERVNAKMSHMIGGLLTQLQDIDTAKDAAADMRGTLRLLERQAAEQIAVAQFEVDRIGDKMDHISNRVNETNETIRSFMRTVDEIRGVLQVIGEISSQTHLLALNASIEAARVGEQGRGFEVVAAEIRKLAEMTRSSTEEVHQITHEIYEKAKQAYASMDEGTKVVEEGSQLVASARATLQAAGTGDLRKTKVVDEMVGLMERIAEVNMANREVSSDVEDNMTELIGAMSHVRQTSQNVETITSLLQQMVGQFKLTESRRR, encoded by the coding sequence TTGAATCAACACCTCAAGGGGGATATTGAGGACGTATTTGAAGGCATTGCCGAAACAAGGCGGCAGCTGCTGACGGATTGGGCAGGAGAATATTGGGGGTATATGGAGAGGCTCGCCGGCACCATACAAAAAGAACTGGCGGCTTCGGGCGGATTTGCCGGTGCGGATGCAGGCCGGATGAAGGAATTGCTCCATATGACGTATACGCGCGGCACTGATTTTACGGAGCTGTTTGTGCTGGATACAGGCCAACAGGTCTTGTATTCCACGTGTGAAAAGCGGTCCGGTACAATCTGCTCGCCGGACGAGCCGTTGTACCCCGGCATTGTATACAGCAAAGGGCAGCAAGGCGGACAATGGCGGCCATGCCTTTTCGGGCCGTTTGGCGACCGGGTTACGGAACAGCTTGGACCACGCACTTCTTCGTTTCACGACAAAATGACGTTAATGTTTCTGCTCCCGCTGCAGGTGGACGGGCTGTATGCAGGCCTGTTGTGCGGACGGGTGCCGAATGATGTGATCGGCGATTTGATCCAGCGGGAGTCGGGGCATGTCTATCCGGATTCCGGCGATAATTATTTGTTTATGGCGAAACCGCGCCTGAACACGCAAATTGAGCCAGGTACAGCGTTGTCGCGGAGCCGGTTTGAAGACCGGACCTTTACCCGCGGCGAAAATTTGAAGGACGGCGTTACAACTGACTGGGGAACGGTATCGGTTCAAGAGCATACCGAGCTTGAAATTATTTTTACCGATCCGGCAACGGGACAACTTCATCCCGGCGTAGCGAATACGATTCGCAACGGCAGCAATTTATTCGTGGAGTTCCCGGGTTACTCCGATTACCGGCATATTCCCGTTATCGGGAAAGGCGTCACGTTCCAGCTTCCGCATTGTCCCGATATGTGGGGCATGATGTGCGAAGCGGATTTGGAGGAGGTATACCGGATACGAAGCATCCGTTACCGCGAGTCCCGCATCGGGTTATGGTCTTCGCTGGGGCTTGGCGTGTTAATGGCTGTGCTGGTTTATATGGTTGCGCAATATGCCGCGCAGTGGGTAGCGGCGACGGCGGCGGGGCTGTTTGCGTTTGTGTATGCGATTGCGGTAACCGGCCGCTTGCAGCGGCGGGAAACGAACCGGATAATCGACAAGCTGCAGGACATTACCCGGTTTATCCGCATGAATGCGGAAGGGGAAGGCGATTTGACGGAACGGCTTCCGCTTGCTTCGTTTGGCAACGACGAAACGAAAGAGCTGGCCAAATGGATCAATAATATGATCGACTCGCTGGAAGGGATTATGCTGAAAGTGAAGCTGGCCGCACAAGACGTGATGTCCAGCCAGCAGACGCTTGGCCAATCCGCAGAGGAGACTGCGCATTCGACCGAGAGGGTGAACGCCAAGATGAGCCATATGATTGGCGGGCTTCTGACCCAGCTGCAGGATATTGACACGGCCAAGGATGCGGCAGCCGATATGCGCGGAACGCTCCGCCTGCTGGAGCGGCAAGCTGCGGAGCAAATTGCGGTAGCGCAGTTTGAGGTCGACCGCATTGGAGACAAAATGGATCACATATCAAACCGGGTAAATGAAACGAATGAGACGATCCGCAGTTTTATGCGGACTGTGGATGAAATTCGGGGCGTGCTCCAGGTTATTGGGGAAATATCGTCGCAAACTCATTTGCTGGCGCTTAACGCTTCTATCGAAGCGGCCAGAGTGGGCGAACAGGGACGCGGATTCGAGGTTGTAGCCGCAGAAATCCGCAAGCTGGCAGAAATGACACGCAGCTCGACGGAAGAAGTCCATCAAATTACGCATGAAATATACGAGAAAGCCAAACAGGCCTATGCGTCTATGGATGAAGGAACGAAAGTGGTGGAGGAAGGCAGCCAGCTTGTCGCTTCCGCACGGGCTACGCTTCAAGCTGCAGGCACAGGCGACTTGCGCAAAACAAAAGTAGTGGATGAAATGGTCGGATTAATGGAGCGAATCGCAGAAGTAAACATGGCTAACCGCGAAGTGTCGTCCGACGTGGAGGACAACATGACTGAGCTGATCGGCGCAATGAGCCATGTACGCCAAACTTCGCAAAACGTCGAAACGATTACGAGCCTGCTGCAGCAGATGGTTGGCCAATTCAAGCTGACGGAATCGCGCCGCCGTTAA